A window of the Equus przewalskii isolate Varuska chromosome 10, EquPr2, whole genome shotgun sequence genome harbors these coding sequences:
- the SMARCD2 gene encoding SWI/SNF-related matrix-associated actin-dependent regulator of chromatin subfamily D member 2 isoform X3, translated as MASILASQDNLISILQLGIVRATLSLSQPQLPGGVWTTDRVQRPGMSPGSRMPMAGLQVGPPAGSPFGTAAPLRPGMPPTMMDPFRKRLLVPQAQPPMPAQRRGLKRRKMADKVLPQRIRELVPESQAYMDLLAFERKLDQTIARKRMEIQEAIKKPLTQKRKLRIYISNTFSPSKAEGDSAGTAGTPGGTPAGDKVASWELRVEGKLLDDPSKQKRKFSSFFKSLVIELDKELYGPDNHLVEWHRMPTTQETDGFQVKRPGDLNVKCTLLLMLDHQPPQYKLDPRLARLLGVHTQTRAAIMQALWLYIKHNQLQDGHEREYINCNRYFRQIFSCGRLRFSEIPMKLAGLLQHPDPIVINHVISVDPNDQKKTACYDIDVEVDDPLKAQMSNFLASTTNQQEIASLDVKIHETIESINQLKTQRDFMLSFSTDPQDFIQEWLRSQRRDLKIITDVIGNPEEERRAAFYHQPWAQEAVGRHIFAKVQQRRQELEQVLGIRLT; from the exons ATGGCTTCGATCCTTGCATCCCAGGATAATCTTATCTCCATTCTCCAGTTGGGGATTGTGAGGGCTACATTGAGCCTGAGCCAACCCCAGCTGCCAGGTGGTGTGTGGACCACGGACAGAGTCCAG CGGCCAGGCATGTCACCAGGGAGCCGGATGCCCATGGCTGGCTTACAGGTGGGACCCCCTGCTGGCTCTCCATTTGGCACAGCTGCTCCACTTCGACCTGGCATGCCACCCACCATGATGGACCCATTCCGAAAACGCCTACTcgtgccccaggcccagcctccgATGCCCGCCCAGCGCCGGGG gttaaagaggaggaagatggcagATAAGGTTCTACCTCAGCGA ATTCGGGAGCTTGTCCCAGAGTCTCAGGCATACATGGATCTCTTGGCTTTTGAGCGGAAGCTGGACCAGACCATTGCTCGCAAGCGGATGGAGATCCAAGAGGCCATCAAAAAGCCTCTCACG caAAAACGAAAGCTGCGGATCTATATTTCCAATACATTCAGTCCCAGCAAGGCGGAAGGTGATAGTGCAGGAACCGCAGGGACCCCCGGGGGAACCCCAGCGGGGGACAAGGTGGCTTCCTGGGAACTTCGAGTGGAGGGAAAACTGCTGGATGAT CCTAGCAAACAGAAGAGgaagttttcttcattctttaagaGCCTCGTCATTGAGCTGGACAAGGAACTGTATGGGCCTGACAACCACCTGGTGGAG TGGCACCGGATGCCCACCACCCAGGAGACAGACGGTTTCCAGGTGAAACGGCCTGGAGACCTCAATGTCAAGTGCACCCTTCTGCTCATGCTAGATCATCAG CCTCCCCAGTACAAGTTGGACCCCCGATTGGCGAGGCTGCTGGGGGTGCACACACAGACAAGGGCCGCCATCATGCAGGCCCTGTGGCTTTATATCAAACACAATCAGCTGCAGGACGGGCACGAGCGCGAGTACATCAACTGCAACCGGTACTTCCGCCAG ATCTTCAGTTGTGGCCGACTCCGTTTCTCTGAGATTCCCATGAAGCTGGCTGGGTTGCTGCAGCATCCAGACCCCATTGTCATCAACCATGTCATTAG TGTGGACCCTAATGACCAGAAGAAGACAGCCTGTTATGACATCGATGTGGAGGTGGACGACCCACTCAAGGCCCAGATGAGCAATTTTCTGGCCTCTACCACCAATCAGCAGGAGATTGCCTCCCTTGATGTCAAG ATCCATGAGACCATTGAGTCCATCAACCAGCTGAAGACCCAGAGGGATTTCATGCTCAGCTTTAGCACTGACCCCCAGGACTTTATCCAGGAATGGCTCCGTTCCCAGCGCCGAGACCTCAAG ATCATCACTGATGTGATTGGAAATCCTGAGGAGGAGAGACGAGCTGCCTTCTACCACCAGCCCTGGGCCCAGGAAGCGGTGGGGAGGCACATCTTTGCCAAG GTGCAGCAGCGAAGGCAGGAACTGGAACAGGTGCTGGGAATTCGCCTGACCTAA
- the PSMC5 gene encoding 26S proteasome regulatory subunit 8 isoform X2, which translates to MAAAAAGRGPGLDAEQAGSEMELEEGKAGSGLRQYYLSKIEELQLIVNDKSQNLRRLQAQRNELNAKVRLLREELQLLQEQGSYVGEVVRAMDKKKVLVKVHPEGKFVVDVDKNIDINDVTPNCRVALRNDSYTLHKILPNKVDPLVSLMMVEKVPDSTYEMIGGLDKQIKEIKEVIELPVKHPELFEALGIAQPKGVLLYGPPGTGKTLLARAVAHHTDCTFIRVSGSELVQKFIGEGARMVRELFVMAREHAPSIIFMDEIDSIGSSRLEGGSGGDSEVQRTMLELLNQLDGFEATKNIKVIMATNRIDILDSALLRPGRIDRKIEFPPPNEEARLDILKIHSRKMNLTRGINLRKIAELMPGASGAEVKGVCTEAGMYALRERRVHVTQEDFEMAVAKVMQKDSEKNMSIKKLWK; encoded by the exons atggcggcggcggcggccgggcggGGACCAGGGCTGGATGCGGAGCAGGCTGGATCCGAG ATGGAGCTGGAAGAGGGGAAGGCAGGCAGTGGACTCCGCCAGTATTATCTGTCCAAGATTGAAGAACTCCAG CTGATTGTGAATGACAAGAGCCAAAATCTCCGGAGGCTGCAGGCACAGAGGAATGAGCTTAATGCAAAAG TTCGCTTGTTGCGGGAGGAGCTACAGCTGCTGCAGGAACAGGGCTCCTACGTCGGGGAAGTAGTCCGGGCCATGGATAAGAAGAAAGTGTTGGTTAAG GTACATCCTGAGGGCAAGTTTGTTGTAGACGTGGACAAGAACATCGATATCAATGAT GTGACACCCAATTGCCGGGTGGCTCTAAGAAATGACAGCTACACTCTGCACAAGATCCTGCCCAACAAGGTAGACCCACTGGTTTCACTGATGATGGTGGAGAAGGTACCAGATTCAACTTATGAGATGATTGGCGGACTAGACAAGCAGATCAAGGAGATCAAAGAAGTGATCGAGCTGCCTGTTAAGCATCCTGAGCTCTTTGAAGCGCTGGGCATTGCGCAGCCCAAG GGAGTGTTGCTCTATGGACCCCCAGGCACTGGGAAGACACTGTTGGCCCGGGCTGTGGCTCATCATACAGACTGTACCTTTATTCGTGTCTCTGGCTCTGAATTGGTACAGAAATTCATTGGGGAAG GGGCAAGAATGGTGAGGGAGCTGTTTGTCATGGCACGAGAACATGCTCCATCCATCATCTTCATGGACGAAATCGACTCCATTGGCTCCTCACGACTGGAGGGAGGTTCTGGAGGGGACAGTGAAGTGCAGCGCACAATGCTGGAGCTGCTCAACCAGCTGGATGGCTTTGAGGCCACCAAGAATATCAAG GTTATTATGGCGACTAATAGGATTGATATCCTGGATTCAGCGCTGCTTCGCCCAGGGCGCATCGACAGAAAAATTGAATTCCCACCCCCCAACGAGGAG GCCCGGCTGGACATTTTGAAGATCCATTCTCGGAAAATGAACCTGACTCGGGGGATCAACCTGAGAAAAATTGCTGAGCTCATGCCAGGAGCATCAGGGGCTGAAGTGAAG GGTGTGTGCACCGAAGCTGGCATGTATGCCCTGCGGGAACGGCGAGTCCATGTCACCCAGGAGGACTTTGAGATGGCAGTAGCCAAG GTCATGCAGAAGGATAGTGAGAAAAACATGTCCATCAAGAAGCTTTGGAAGTGA
- the PSMC5 gene encoding 26S proteasome regulatory subunit 8 isoform X4, whose product MELEEGKAGSGLRQYYLSKIEELQLIVNDKSQNLRRLQAQRNELNAKVRLLREELQLLQEQGSYVGEVVRAMDKKKVLVKVHPEGKFVVDVDKNIDINDVTPNCRVALRNDSYTLHKILPNKVDPLVSLMMVEKVPDSTYEMIGGLDKQIKEIKEVIELPVKHPELFEALGIAQPKGVLLYGPPGTGKTLLARAVAHHTDCTFIRVSGSELVQKFIGEGARMVRELFVMAREHAPSIIFMDEIDSIGSSRLEGGSGGDSEVQRTMLELLNQLDGFEATKNIKVIMATNRIDILDSALLRPGRIDRKIEFPPPNEEARLDILKIHSRKMNLTRGINLRKIAELMPGASGAEVKGVCTEAGMYALRERRVHVTQEDFEMAVAKVMQKDSEKNMSIKKLWK is encoded by the exons ATGGAGCTGGAAGAGGGGAAGGCAGGCAGTGGACTCCGCCAGTATTATCTGTCCAAGATTGAAGAACTCCAG CTGATTGTGAATGACAAGAGCCAAAATCTCCGGAGGCTGCAGGCACAGAGGAATGAGCTTAATGCAAAAG TTCGCTTGTTGCGGGAGGAGCTACAGCTGCTGCAGGAACAGGGCTCCTACGTCGGGGAAGTAGTCCGGGCCATGGATAAGAAGAAAGTGTTGGTTAAG GTACATCCTGAGGGCAAGTTTGTTGTAGACGTGGACAAGAACATCGATATCAATGAT GTGACACCCAATTGCCGGGTGGCTCTAAGAAATGACAGCTACACTCTGCACAAGATCCTGCCCAACAAGGTAGACCCACTGGTTTCACTGATGATGGTGGAGAAGGTACCAGATTCAACTTATGAGATGATTGGCGGACTAGACAAGCAGATCAAGGAGATCAAAGAAGTGATCGAGCTGCCTGTTAAGCATCCTGAGCTCTTTGAAGCGCTGGGCATTGCGCAGCCCAAG GGAGTGTTGCTCTATGGACCCCCAGGCACTGGGAAGACACTGTTGGCCCGGGCTGTGGCTCATCATACAGACTGTACCTTTATTCGTGTCTCTGGCTCTGAATTGGTACAGAAATTCATTGGGGAAG GGGCAAGAATGGTGAGGGAGCTGTTTGTCATGGCACGAGAACATGCTCCATCCATCATCTTCATGGACGAAATCGACTCCATTGGCTCCTCACGACTGGAGGGAGGTTCTGGAGGGGACAGTGAAGTGCAGCGCACAATGCTGGAGCTGCTCAACCAGCTGGATGGCTTTGAGGCCACCAAGAATATCAAG GTTATTATGGCGACTAATAGGATTGATATCCTGGATTCAGCGCTGCTTCGCCCAGGGCGCATCGACAGAAAAATTGAATTCCCACCCCCCAACGAGGAG GCCCGGCTGGACATTTTGAAGATCCATTCTCGGAAAATGAACCTGACTCGGGGGATCAACCTGAGAAAAATTGCTGAGCTCATGCCAGGAGCATCAGGGGCTGAAGTGAAG GGTGTGTGCACCGAAGCTGGCATGTATGCCCTGCGGGAACGGCGAGTCCATGTCACCCAGGAGGACTTTGAGATGGCAGTAGCCAAG GTCATGCAGAAGGATAGTGAGAAAAACATGTCCATCAAGAAGCTTTGGAAGTGA
- the SMARCD2 gene encoding SWI/SNF-related matrix-associated actin-dependent regulator of chromatin subfamily D member 2 isoform X2 has translation MASILASQDNLISILQLGIVRATLSLSQPQLPGGVWTTDRVQVPAAVSPKGHPEATASLLGSSGIGRPGMSPGSRMPMAGLQVGPPAGSPFGTAAPLRPGMPPTMMDPFRKRLLVPQAQPPMPAQRRGLKRRKMADKVLPQRIRELVPESQAYMDLLAFERKLDQTIARKRMEIQEAIKKPLTQKRKLRIYISNTFSPSKAEGDSAGTAGTPGGTPAGDKVASWELRVEGKLLDDPSKQKRKFSSFFKSLVIELDKELYGPDNHLVEWHRMPTTQETDGFQVKRPGDLNVKCTLLLMLDHQPPQYKLDPRLARLLGVHTQTRAAIMQALWLYIKHNQLQDGHEREYINCNRYFRQIFSCGRLRFSEIPMKLAGLLQHPDPIVINHVISVDPNDQKKTACYDIDVEVDDPLKAQMSNFLASTTNQQEIASLDVKIHETIESINQLKTQRDFMLSFSTDPQDFIQEWLRSQRRDLKIITDVIGNPEEERRAAFYHQPWAQEAVGRHIFAKVQQRRQELEQVLGIRLT, from the exons ATGGCTTCGATCCTTGCATCCCAGGATAATCTTATCTCCATTCTCCAGTTGGGGATTGTGAGGGCTACATTGAGCCTGAGCCAACCCCAGCTGCCAGGTGGTGTGTGGACCACGGACAGAGTCCAGGTGCCAGCTGCTGTCTCTCCCAAAGGCCATCCAGAAGCCACAGCTTCCCTTTTGGGGTCTTCTGGTATAGGG CGGCCAGGCATGTCACCAGGGAGCCGGATGCCCATGGCTGGCTTACAGGTGGGACCCCCTGCTGGCTCTCCATTTGGCACAGCTGCTCCACTTCGACCTGGCATGCCACCCACCATGATGGACCCATTCCGAAAACGCCTACTcgtgccccaggcccagcctccgATGCCCGCCCAGCGCCGGGG gttaaagaggaggaagatggcagATAAGGTTCTACCTCAGCGA ATTCGGGAGCTTGTCCCAGAGTCTCAGGCATACATGGATCTCTTGGCTTTTGAGCGGAAGCTGGACCAGACCATTGCTCGCAAGCGGATGGAGATCCAAGAGGCCATCAAAAAGCCTCTCACG caAAAACGAAAGCTGCGGATCTATATTTCCAATACATTCAGTCCCAGCAAGGCGGAAGGTGATAGTGCAGGAACCGCAGGGACCCCCGGGGGAACCCCAGCGGGGGACAAGGTGGCTTCCTGGGAACTTCGAGTGGAGGGAAAACTGCTGGATGAT CCTAGCAAACAGAAGAGgaagttttcttcattctttaagaGCCTCGTCATTGAGCTGGACAAGGAACTGTATGGGCCTGACAACCACCTGGTGGAG TGGCACCGGATGCCCACCACCCAGGAGACAGACGGTTTCCAGGTGAAACGGCCTGGAGACCTCAATGTCAAGTGCACCCTTCTGCTCATGCTAGATCATCAG CCTCCCCAGTACAAGTTGGACCCCCGATTGGCGAGGCTGCTGGGGGTGCACACACAGACAAGGGCCGCCATCATGCAGGCCCTGTGGCTTTATATCAAACACAATCAGCTGCAGGACGGGCACGAGCGCGAGTACATCAACTGCAACCGGTACTTCCGCCAG ATCTTCAGTTGTGGCCGACTCCGTTTCTCTGAGATTCCCATGAAGCTGGCTGGGTTGCTGCAGCATCCAGACCCCATTGTCATCAACCATGTCATTAG TGTGGACCCTAATGACCAGAAGAAGACAGCCTGTTATGACATCGATGTGGAGGTGGACGACCCACTCAAGGCCCAGATGAGCAATTTTCTGGCCTCTACCACCAATCAGCAGGAGATTGCCTCCCTTGATGTCAAG ATCCATGAGACCATTGAGTCCATCAACCAGCTGAAGACCCAGAGGGATTTCATGCTCAGCTTTAGCACTGACCCCCAGGACTTTATCCAGGAATGGCTCCGTTCCCAGCGCCGAGACCTCAAG ATCATCACTGATGTGATTGGAAATCCTGAGGAGGAGAGACGAGCTGCCTTCTACCACCAGCCCTGGGCCCAGGAAGCGGTGGGGAGGCACATCTTTGCCAAG GTGCAGCAGCGAAGGCAGGAACTGGAACAGGTGCTGGGAATTCGCCTGACCTAA
- the FTSJ3 gene encoding pre-rRNA 2'-O-ribose RNA methyltransferase FTSJ3, which yields MGKKGKVGKSRRDKFYHLAKETGYRSRSAFKLIQLNRRFQFLQKARALLDLCAAPGGWLQVAAKFMPVSSLIVGVDLVPIKPLPNVVTLQEDITTERCRQALRKELKTWKVDVVLNDGAPNVGASWVHDAYSQAHLTLMALRLACDFLARGGCFITKVFRSRDYQPLLWIFQQLFRRVQATKPQASRHESAEIFVVCQGFLAPDKVDSKFFDPKFAFKEVEVQTKTVTELVTKKKPKAEGYAEGDLTLYHRTSVTDFLRAANPVDFLSKASEISLDDEELAQHPATTEDIRVCCQDIKVLGRKELRSLLNWRTKLRRYVAKKLKEQAKALDISLSSGEEEEEGNEEESTARTVRQPSKEEEEEEQLNRTLAEMKAQEVAELKRKKKKLLREQRKQRERVELKMDLPGVSIADEGETGMFSLRTIRGHQLLEKVTAGDMSAADTFLTDLPRDDIYVSDVEDDSASLDSDLDPEELAGVGRPQRLRDQKRVQFAKVEDDEKEEEEEENPLLVPLEEKAVLQEEQANLWFSKDGFSGIEDDADEALEISQAQLLYESRRKGQPPSPSSLKTERKPPQCRDEAAKGAEAPSGTEAATGPGEEKRDGSSDSDSSSSEDEESWKPHRSKKRSRRPESQDDDGFEIVPIEDPVKHRILDPEGLALGAIIASSKKAKRDLIDNSFNRYAFNEDEGELPEWFVQEEKQHRIRQLPIDKKEVERYRKRWREINARPIKKVAEAKARKKRRMLKKLEQTKKKAEAVVNTVDISEREKVAQLRSLYKKAGLGKEKRQVTYVVAKKGVGRKVRRPAGVRGHFKVVDSRMKKDQRAQQRKEQKQKQKHRRK from the exons ATGGGCAAGAAGGGTAAAGTCGGGAAGAGTCGGCGGGACAAATTCTATCACTTGGCAAAGGAGACCG GTTACCGTTCCCGCTCTGCTTTCAAGCTGATCCAGCTGAATCGCCGCTTTCAGTTCCTGCAGAAAGCTCGAGCCTTGCTGGACCTGTGTGCTGCGCCAGGGGGATG gcTGCAGGTGGCTGCCAAGTTTATGCCAGTATCCAGCCTTATTGTGG GAGTGGACCTGGTTCCAATCAAGCCTCTTCCGAATGTGGTGACACTCCAGGAGGACATCACAACAGAACGCTGTCGGCAG GCCCTGAGGAAGGAGCTGAAGACCTGGAAAGTTGATGTTGTGCTCAATGATGGGGCCCCCAACGTTGGGGCTAGCTGGGTCCATGATGCTTACTCGCAAG CCCATTTGACATTGATGGCTCTGCGTTTGGCTTGTGATTTCCTGGCCCGTGGTGGCTGCTTCATCACAAAGGTTTTCCGTTCCCGTGACTATCAGCCCCTACTGTGGATCTTCCAGCAGCTGTTCCGCCGTGTCCAGGCCACCAAGCCCCAAGCCTCCCGCCATGAATCTGCAGAGATCTTTGTAGTCTGCCAAG GATTCCTGGCTCCTGACAAGGTTGACAGTAAATTCTTTGACCCCAAATTTGCCTTTAAGGAGGTTGAAGTTCAGACAAAGACTGTTACTGAGCTGGTTACTAAGAAGAAGCCAAAG GCTGAGGGCTATGCCGAGGGCGACCTCACTCTCTATCACCGTACCTCAGTCACTGACTTCCTCCGAGCTGCTAACCCTGTTGACTTCCTCTCCAAAGCCAGTGAG ATCTCGCTAGATGATGAAGAGTTGGCACAGCATCCAGCTACCACTGAGGACATACGGGTGTGCTGTCAGGACATCAAAGTGCTGGGGCGCAAGGAGCTTAG GTCCCTACTGAACTGGAGAACGAAGCTTCGGCGATATGTGGCCAAGAAGCTGAAAGAGCAAGCAAAGGCACTGGACATCAG CCTCAgctcaggagaggaagaggaagaaggtaaTGAAGAGGAGTCAACAGCCAGGACCGTGAGGCAGCCCtctaaggaggaggaggaggaggaacaacTGAACCGAACCCTGGCAGAGATGAAGGCCCAGGAGGTGGCAGAATTAAAGag gaagaagaagaagctgCTGCGTGAGCAGAGAAAGCAACGGGAACGTGTGGAGCTGAAGATGGATCTGCCTGGGGTTTCCATCGCAGATGAGGGGGAGACTGGCATGTTCTCCCTACGCACCATTCGGGGTCACCAG TTGTTAGAGAAGGTAACAGCAGGGGATATGAGCGCTGCAGACACGTTTCTGACAGATCTGCCAAGAGATGACATCTATGTATCAGATGTTGAGGATGACAGTGCCTCTCTGGATAGTGACCTGGATCCAGAGGAGCTAGCAGGAGTTGGAAGACCTCAGAGGCTAAGGGACCAAAAGCG TGTACAATTTGCTAAAGTAGAAGAtgatgaaaaagaagaggaggaagaagagaatccACTGCTGGTGCCACTGGAGGAAAAGGCAGTCCTGCAGGAAGAACAGGCCAACCTGTGGTTCTCAAAG GATGGCTTCAGTGGAATTGAGGATGATGCTGATGAGGCCCTAGAGATCAGTCAAGCCCAGCTGTTGTACGAGAGCCGCCGGAAGGGACAGCCACCATCACCTTCCAGTTTGAAGACTGAGAGAAAACCTCCCCAGTGCCGGGATGAGGCTGCTAAGGGGGCAGAGGCTCCTTCAGGGACAGAGGCTGCCACTGgccctggagaagaaaaaagagatggcAGCTCAGACAGTGACAGCAGTAGCAGTGAGGATGAAGAGAG TTGGAAACCACACCGCAGTAAGAAGCGAAGCCGTAGGCCTGAGTCACAAGATGATGATGGGTTTGAGATAGTGCCTATAGAGGACCCAG tGAAACATCGGATACTGGACCCTGAAGGCCTTGCTTTAGGTGCTATTATTGCCTCTTCCAAAAAAGCCAAGAGAGACCTCATAGATAACTCCTTTAATCG GTATGCGTTTAATGAGGATGAGGGGGAGCTTCCAGAGTGGTTTGTGCAGGAGGAAAAGCAGCACAGGATACGGCAATTGCCTATTGACAAGAAGGAGGTGGAGCGTTACCGGAAACGCTGGCGGGAAATCAATGCACGTCCCATCAAGAAAGTGGCTGAGGCCAAGGCCAGAAAGAAACGGAGG ATGCTGAAGAAGCTGGAGCAAACCAAGAAGAAGGCAGAAGCTGTGGTGAACACGGTGGACATCTCGGAACGAGAGAAAGTGGCACAGCTTCGAAG TCTCTACAAGAAGGCTGGGCTTGGCAAGGAGAAACGCCAAGTCACCTATGTTGTAGCCAAAAAAGGTGTGGGCCGAAAAGTGCGCCGGCCAGCTGGAGTCAGAGGTCATTTCAAAGTGGTGGATTCAAGGATGAAGAAGGACCAAAGAGCACAGCAACGGaaagagcagaagcagaagcaaaaaCACAGGCGCAAGTGA
- the PSMC5 gene encoding 26S proteasome regulatory subunit 8 isoform X1: protein MRHQNPNLKPPKSKLEVALSLRCLACCVIITLCLQMELEEGKAGSGLRQYYLSKIEELQLIVNDKSQNLRRLQAQRNELNAKVRLLREELQLLQEQGSYVGEVVRAMDKKKVLVKVHPEGKFVVDVDKNIDINDVTPNCRVALRNDSYTLHKILPNKVDPLVSLMMVEKVPDSTYEMIGGLDKQIKEIKEVIELPVKHPELFEALGIAQPKGVLLYGPPGTGKTLLARAVAHHTDCTFIRVSGSELVQKFIGEGARMVRELFVMAREHAPSIIFMDEIDSIGSSRLEGGSGGDSEVQRTMLELLNQLDGFEATKNIKVIMATNRIDILDSALLRPGRIDRKIEFPPPNEEARLDILKIHSRKMNLTRGINLRKIAELMPGASGAEVKGVCTEAGMYALRERRVHVTQEDFEMAVAKVMQKDSEKNMSIKKLWK, encoded by the exons ATGAGGCATCAGAACCCAAATCTTAAACCTCCGAAGTCCAAGCTGGAAGTGGCTTTATCTCTTCGATGTTTAGCCTGTTGTGTAATAATTACGCTGTGTCTTCAGATGGAGCTGGAAGAGGGGAAGGCAGGCAGTGGACTCCGCCAGTATTATCTGTCCAAGATTGAAGAACTCCAG CTGATTGTGAATGACAAGAGCCAAAATCTCCGGAGGCTGCAGGCACAGAGGAATGAGCTTAATGCAAAAG TTCGCTTGTTGCGGGAGGAGCTACAGCTGCTGCAGGAACAGGGCTCCTACGTCGGGGAAGTAGTCCGGGCCATGGATAAGAAGAAAGTGTTGGTTAAG GTACATCCTGAGGGCAAGTTTGTTGTAGACGTGGACAAGAACATCGATATCAATGAT GTGACACCCAATTGCCGGGTGGCTCTAAGAAATGACAGCTACACTCTGCACAAGATCCTGCCCAACAAGGTAGACCCACTGGTTTCACTGATGATGGTGGAGAAGGTACCAGATTCAACTTATGAGATGATTGGCGGACTAGACAAGCAGATCAAGGAGATCAAAGAAGTGATCGAGCTGCCTGTTAAGCATCCTGAGCTCTTTGAAGCGCTGGGCATTGCGCAGCCCAAG GGAGTGTTGCTCTATGGACCCCCAGGCACTGGGAAGACACTGTTGGCCCGGGCTGTGGCTCATCATACAGACTGTACCTTTATTCGTGTCTCTGGCTCTGAATTGGTACAGAAATTCATTGGGGAAG GGGCAAGAATGGTGAGGGAGCTGTTTGTCATGGCACGAGAACATGCTCCATCCATCATCTTCATGGACGAAATCGACTCCATTGGCTCCTCACGACTGGAGGGAGGTTCTGGAGGGGACAGTGAAGTGCAGCGCACAATGCTGGAGCTGCTCAACCAGCTGGATGGCTTTGAGGCCACCAAGAATATCAAG GTTATTATGGCGACTAATAGGATTGATATCCTGGATTCAGCGCTGCTTCGCCCAGGGCGCATCGACAGAAAAATTGAATTCCCACCCCCCAACGAGGAG GCCCGGCTGGACATTTTGAAGATCCATTCTCGGAAAATGAACCTGACTCGGGGGATCAACCTGAGAAAAATTGCTGAGCTCATGCCAGGAGCATCAGGGGCTGAAGTGAAG GGTGTGTGCACCGAAGCTGGCATGTATGCCCTGCGGGAACGGCGAGTCCATGTCACCCAGGAGGACTTTGAGATGGCAGTAGCCAAG GTCATGCAGAAGGATAGTGAGAAAAACATGTCCATCAAGAAGCTTTGGAAGTGA
- the PSMC5 gene encoding 26S proteasome regulatory subunit 8 isoform X3 produces MALDGPEQMELEEGKAGSGLRQYYLSKIEELQLIVNDKSQNLRRLQAQRNELNAKVRLLREELQLLQEQGSYVGEVVRAMDKKKVLVKVHPEGKFVVDVDKNIDINDVTPNCRVALRNDSYTLHKILPNKVDPLVSLMMVEKVPDSTYEMIGGLDKQIKEIKEVIELPVKHPELFEALGIAQPKGVLLYGPPGTGKTLLARAVAHHTDCTFIRVSGSELVQKFIGEGARMVRELFVMAREHAPSIIFMDEIDSIGSSRLEGGSGGDSEVQRTMLELLNQLDGFEATKNIKVIMATNRIDILDSALLRPGRIDRKIEFPPPNEEARLDILKIHSRKMNLTRGINLRKIAELMPGASGAEVKGVCTEAGMYALRERRVHVTQEDFEMAVAKVMQKDSEKNMSIKKLWK; encoded by the exons ATGGCGCTTGACGGACCAGAACAG ATGGAGCTGGAAGAGGGGAAGGCAGGCAGTGGACTCCGCCAGTATTATCTGTCCAAGATTGAAGAACTCCAG CTGATTGTGAATGACAAGAGCCAAAATCTCCGGAGGCTGCAGGCACAGAGGAATGAGCTTAATGCAAAAG TTCGCTTGTTGCGGGAGGAGCTACAGCTGCTGCAGGAACAGGGCTCCTACGTCGGGGAAGTAGTCCGGGCCATGGATAAGAAGAAAGTGTTGGTTAAG GTACATCCTGAGGGCAAGTTTGTTGTAGACGTGGACAAGAACATCGATATCAATGAT GTGACACCCAATTGCCGGGTGGCTCTAAGAAATGACAGCTACACTCTGCACAAGATCCTGCCCAACAAGGTAGACCCACTGGTTTCACTGATGATGGTGGAGAAGGTACCAGATTCAACTTATGAGATGATTGGCGGACTAGACAAGCAGATCAAGGAGATCAAAGAAGTGATCGAGCTGCCTGTTAAGCATCCTGAGCTCTTTGAAGCGCTGGGCATTGCGCAGCCCAAG GGAGTGTTGCTCTATGGACCCCCAGGCACTGGGAAGACACTGTTGGCCCGGGCTGTGGCTCATCATACAGACTGTACCTTTATTCGTGTCTCTGGCTCTGAATTGGTACAGAAATTCATTGGGGAAG GGGCAAGAATGGTGAGGGAGCTGTTTGTCATGGCACGAGAACATGCTCCATCCATCATCTTCATGGACGAAATCGACTCCATTGGCTCCTCACGACTGGAGGGAGGTTCTGGAGGGGACAGTGAAGTGCAGCGCACAATGCTGGAGCTGCTCAACCAGCTGGATGGCTTTGAGGCCACCAAGAATATCAAG GTTATTATGGCGACTAATAGGATTGATATCCTGGATTCAGCGCTGCTTCGCCCAGGGCGCATCGACAGAAAAATTGAATTCCCACCCCCCAACGAGGAG GCCCGGCTGGACATTTTGAAGATCCATTCTCGGAAAATGAACCTGACTCGGGGGATCAACCTGAGAAAAATTGCTGAGCTCATGCCAGGAGCATCAGGGGCTGAAGTGAAG GGTGTGTGCACCGAAGCTGGCATGTATGCCCTGCGGGAACGGCGAGTCCATGTCACCCAGGAGGACTTTGAGATGGCAGTAGCCAAG GTCATGCAGAAGGATAGTGAGAAAAACATGTCCATCAAGAAGCTTTGGAAGTGA